In Maridesulfovibrio sp., the following proteins share a genomic window:
- a CDS encoding DUF1499 domain-containing protein, protein MIYKLSILIIIVFIAGLFIAANFSTPPKNLGMTGGKLSPCPDSPNCVSSQASSKEHGIMPIKARGTNSQVIKKLESCIRKMGGSIVSSNGPYLHAEFKSRFFHFVDDLECVYNEVEETIEIRSASRLGYSDLGVNRKRVEELRTLFENN, encoded by the coding sequence ATGATTTACAAACTAAGCATTTTAATAATTATTGTCTTCATTGCCGGGCTTTTCATTGCTGCCAATTTTTCCACCCCGCCCAAAAATCTAGGTATGACCGGGGGCAAGCTGTCCCCTTGTCCGGACAGTCCCAATTGTGTTTCATCACAGGCCTCATCCAAAGAGCATGGAATCATGCCTATCAAGGCTCGGGGAACAAACTCGCAGGTCATTAAAAAACTGGAATCATGCATTAGGAAAATGGGTGGGTCGATTGTGTCCAGTAATGGACCTTACCTGCATGCAGAATTTAAAAGCAGATTTTTCCATTTTGTTGATGACCTTGAGTGCGTCTACAATGAAGTCGAAGAAACAATTGAGATTCGCTCAGCTTCCAGACTGGGATATTCCGATCTGGGGGTCAACAGGAAACGGGTTGAAGAACTGCGTACACTTTTCGAAAACAACTAA